A single Macaca mulatta isolate MMU2019108-1 chromosome 15, T2T-MMU8v2.0, whole genome shotgun sequence DNA region contains:
- the LOC144334835 gene encoding SH3 domain and tetratricopeptide repeat-containing protein 1-like, which produces MTQAVEASAVAGVRAIVDFLVALAWLHVLHRQSLVALNILQSVQDAVVVSEDQEGVIANIGGRGSEEDGPDEAGSRGLLPRPTGGLAPGQRRNQAVVLASFGTLCLHAGASRLAQHYLLEAVRLFSRLPCGECGRDFTHILLGYLFSRQGPAQQCKGYYEWALLVAVEMDHVESQLRAVQRLCCFYSVVMPSETQCVIYHEFQLSLARKVADQVLERAAPGHHQSALPVPGHLV; this is translated from the exons ATGACGCAGGCGGTGGAAGCCAGTGCTGTTGCCGGAGTACGTGCCATCGTGGACTTCCTGGTGGCCCTGGCCTGGCTGCATGTGCTTCATAGGCAGAGCCTGGTGGCCCTGAACATCCTGCAGTCTGTCCAGGATGCAGTGGTGGTCAGCGAGGACCAGGAGGGTGTGATTGCCAACATTGGTGGCCGTGGCTCTGAAGAGGACGGGCCAGACGAGGCAGGCAGCCGAGGGCTACTACCACGCCCTACGGGTGGCTTGGCACCTGGCCAGCGGAGGAACCAGGCAGTGGTGCTGGCCAGCTTTGGGACCTTGTGCCTGCACGCGGGTGCCAGCAGGCTGGCCCAGCACTACCTCCTGGAGGCTGTACGTCTGTTCTCGAGGCTTCCGTGTGGGGAGTGTGGCCGAGACTTCACCCACATACTCCTGGGCTACCTCTTCTCCCGCCAGGGCCCGGCCCAGCAGTGCAAGGGCTACTACGAGTGGGCCCTTCTGGTCGCCGTGGAGATGGACCACGTGGAGA gccaGCTGCGGGCCGTCCAGCGGCTGTGCTGCTTCTACAGCGTCGTCATGCCCAGCGAGACCCAGTGTGTCATCTACCACGAGTTCCAGCTCTCCCTTGCCCGCAAGGTGGCCGACCAGGTGCTGGAGAGGGCAGCTCCTGGACACCACCAGTCAGCTCTACCTGTCCCTGGGCACCTAGTG